In a genomic window of Pseudomonas putida:
- a CDS encoding TonB-dependent receptor domain-containing protein, with protein MKLSPLALTLTLLPSGPLLADTFERDQALKLPDVLISANRQVEARNDSSAANTVFTREDIDRLQPDSVTDLLRRVPGVQVAQTGGRGSLPGIYIRGTQSAQSLVLVDGQRIGTASSGDSNLQHINIEQVERVEVLRGSRSVIYGSDAIGGVIQIFTRRGGEPGLRPQLHVGIGSNQTFERSLGLSGGDEQTRFNLGASLDETAGIDRTHQSYPSDSDHDAYRNQSFSLSLSHALSEDIEIGANVLDNRGKSEFDNPFGRFDLNTFESVQQQPYSEFDVSSVSSYVDARVNESWKSRLEFGHSENREKTLDKLSDERSVFNTYRDSLSWQNDLTLNDRNSLILGGDWYEDRLNSSTDFDEDSRWNRAAFVQHRYHTDSFSTELGLRRDQNQQFGGQNSWSGTFTLPLNPDNDVLLTYSEGFRAPTFNDLYYPDFSNPDLKPETSKSYELQWRSQLTEDSRLEASLYRTDLEDAIIFGSNSRPENVASARINGFEAALKQELFGWQSNLGVAIIDPRDRDTGHTLARRARRTLSLDLDRQFDRLGLGASWQAVSSSYDDLNNQHSLGGYGLLGVRSSWELNREIKLEMKVDNLLDKGYSRVLYSHEGSQYGYREEGRALMFGVTWMPEI; from the coding sequence ATGAAACTCTCCCCCCTCGCCCTGACGCTGACCCTGCTGCCGTCAGGCCCGCTGCTGGCCGACACCTTCGAACGCGATCAGGCCCTGAAGCTGCCCGATGTGCTGATCAGTGCCAACCGTCAGGTCGAGGCGCGCAACGACAGCAGCGCCGCCAACACGGTCTTCACCCGCGAAGACATCGACCGCCTGCAACCGGACAGCGTCACCGATCTGCTGCGCCGGGTACCGGGTGTGCAAGTCGCGCAAACCGGCGGGCGCGGCAGCCTGCCAGGCATCTACATTCGCGGCACGCAATCGGCGCAGAGCCTGGTGCTGGTGGACGGTCAACGAATCGGCACCGCAAGCTCCGGCGACAGCAACTTGCAGCACATCAACATCGAACAGGTCGAGCGCGTGGAAGTGTTGCGCGGATCACGCTCGGTGATTTACGGCAGCGACGCGATCGGCGGGGTCATCCAGATCTTCACCCGTCGCGGCGGCGAGCCGGGCCTGCGACCGCAGTTGCACGTCGGCATTGGCAGCAATCAGACCTTTGAACGTAGCCTTGGCTTATCCGGCGGCGATGAACAGACCCGTTTCAATCTCGGCGCCAGCCTTGATGAAACCGCCGGGATCGACCGCACCCATCAGTCGTATCCCAGCGACAGCGACCATGATGCCTACCGCAACCAGTCATTCAGCCTGAGCCTCAGCCATGCCCTGAGCGAAGACATCGAAATCGGCGCCAACGTGCTGGATAACCGTGGCAAGAGCGAATTCGACAATCCGTTCGGCCGCTTCGACCTGAACACCTTCGAGTCCGTCCAGCAACAACCCTACAGCGAATTCGATGTGAGCAGCGTCAGTAGCTATGTCGACGCGCGGGTCAATGAAAGCTGGAAAAGCCGCCTCGAATTCGGCCACAGCGAAAACCGTGAAAAGACCCTCGACAAACTCAGTGATGAGCGCAGCGTGTTCAACACCTACCGCGACTCGCTGAGCTGGCAGAACGATCTGACCCTCAATGATCGCAATAGCCTGATCCTCGGCGGCGACTGGTACGAAGACCGGCTCAACAGCAGCACGGATTTCGACGAGGACAGCCGCTGGAACCGTGCGGCGTTTGTACAGCATCGTTACCACACCGACAGCTTCTCCACCGAACTGGGCCTGCGCCGCGACCAGAACCAGCAATTCGGCGGCCAGAACAGCTGGAGCGGGACCTTCACCCTGCCGCTCAATCCCGATAACGATGTGTTGCTGACCTACAGCGAAGGTTTCCGCGCCCCGACCTTCAACGACCTGTACTACCCGGATTTCAGCAACCCGGACCTCAAGCCAGAAACCTCGAAGAGCTATGAACTTCAATGGCGCAGTCAATTGACCGAGGACAGCCGTCTGGAGGCCTCGCTGTACCGCACCGATCTGGAAGACGCGATCATCTTCGGCAGCAACTCGCGCCCGGAAAACGTCGCCTCCGCACGAATCAACGGCTTCGAGGCTGCCCTGAAGCAGGAGCTGTTCGGCTGGCAGAGCAACCTGGGCGTGGCGATCATCGATCCACGTGACCGCGACACCGGCCATACCCTGGCCCGCCGTGCGCGGCGCACCTTGAGCCTGGATCTGGATCGGCAGTTCGATCGCCTGGGCCTCGGCGCCAGCTGGCAGGCAGTGAGCAGCAGCTATGACGACCTGAACAATCAGCACTCGCTGGGCGGCTACGGGTTATTGGGGGTGCGCAGCAGCTGGGAGCTTAATCGCGAGATCAAGCTGGAAATGAAGGTGGATAACCTGCTGGACAAGGGTTACAGCCGGGTGCTGTACAGCCATGAAGGCAGTCAGTACGGGTATCGCGAGGAAGGCCGGGCGTTGATGTTCGGGGTGACCTGGATGCCGGAGATTTGA
- a CDS encoding YfaP family protein, with product MRSFLLLLIGLACAQALAAPNAELSEPVGGWRFNGLLDRTENPQVAYPTPPIDRGVQRNRTMIQGQLKALGTQRGPHTLAVNGNPLNLYTDEQGRFARPYAFGAGSNSVEVRSAEGQSLKRVQFYEANNLRTPARIRVVLGWDDPKAELDLHIITPDGQHAFWAHSALTNGGGLDPDGVDGPGPEMFTMTAPLHGTYLVYVNYWGNFGSGGYNFDETSNQNEVITSQINLVLNENTVDEKRETFIVPLRAIGDLLLVKTFNY from the coding sequence ATGCGTTCATTTCTTTTGCTGCTGATCGGGCTGGCCTGTGCGCAGGCTCTGGCCGCGCCGAATGCCGAATTGTCGGAGCCGGTGGGAGGCTGGCGCTTCAATGGTCTGCTGGACCGTACGGAAAACCCGCAGGTGGCCTACCCGACGCCGCCCATCGACCGAGGCGTGCAGCGCAATCGCACGATGATCCAGGGCCAGCTCAAGGCCCTCGGCACGCAACGCGGTCCCCACACGCTGGCGGTCAACGGTAATCCGCTGAACCTGTACACCGACGAGCAGGGCCGTTTCGCCCGGCCCTATGCCTTCGGTGCCGGCTCCAACAGCGTCGAAGTGCGCAGCGCCGAAGGCCAGTCGCTCAAGCGCGTTCAATTCTATGAAGCCAACAATCTGCGCACGCCGGCGCGGATTCGCGTGGTGCTGGGTTGGGACGACCCGAAAGCCGAACTCGACCTGCACATCATCACCCCCGACGGCCAGCATGCGTTCTGGGCCCATTCGGCACTGACCAACGGCGGTGGCCTCGACCCGGACGGCGTGGATGGCCCGGGACCTGAAATGTTCACCATGACCGCGCCGCTGCATGGCACCTATCTGGTTTACGTGAACTATTGGGGCAACTTCGGCAGCGGCGGCTATAACTTCGATGAGACCAGCAACCAGAACGAGGTGATCACCTCGCAGATCAACCTGGTGCTCAACGAAAACACCGTCGACGAAAAACGCGAGACCTTCATCGTGCCCTTGCGCGCCATCGGCGACCTGCTGCTGGTCAAGACTTTCAACTATTGA
- a CDS encoding DUF1175 domain-containing protein, translating into MRILGLLALLLSASARAVETPMLDVQQSQVFRAWFVRIAQEQLSQGPSPRWYQQDCAGLVRFAANEALKVHDGKWLRSNGLSNRYLPPELQLSDAQRGLAQQWQQGGGKVGPYVNAIKLIQFNSHLVGRDVAQARPGDLMFFDQGDDQHLMIWMGRYIAYHTGTTTPTDNGMRSASLQQLMTWKDTRWIPDAANPNFIGVYRLNFLSQ; encoded by the coding sequence ATGCGGATCCTTGGGCTGCTGGCGTTGCTGCTGAGTGCGAGCGCCCGAGCCGTCGAAACCCCGATGCTGGATGTGCAGCAATCTCAGGTCTTCCGCGCCTGGTTCGTGCGCATCGCCCAGGAGCAACTCAGCCAGGGCCCGAGCCCGCGCTGGTATCAACAGGACTGCGCCGGGCTGGTACGTTTCGCCGCCAACGAGGCGCTGAAAGTCCACGACGGCAAATGGCTGCGCAGCAATGGCCTGTCCAACCGCTACCTGCCGCCGGAGCTGCAACTGAGCGACGCCCAGCGCGGTCTCGCCCAGCAATGGCAGCAGGGCGGCGGCAAGGTCGGGCCGTACGTCAACGCCATCAAATTGATCCAGTTCAACAGCCATCTGGTGGGCCGCGATGTGGCTCAGGCCCGACCCGGCGACCTGATGTTTTTCGATCAGGGCGATGACCAGCACCTGATGATCTGGATGGGCCGCTACATCGCCTATCACACCGGCACCACCACCCCCACTGACAACGGCATGCGTTCAGCAAGCCTGCAACAACTCATGACATGGAAGGACACCCGATGGATACCCGATGCAGCCAACCCCAACTTCATCGGCGTCTATCGACTGAATTTTCTCTCCCAATGA
- a CDS encoding DUF2138 domain-containing protein has protein sequence MSDSTDSTAAPAAETPGAKPSRRWPAIVVGLCLVAGVAAGMGWLMHKSKAPAPQLAAEKLGMSRPDGLLETHSLSQLPKDLLAVPFLKETLTEDFVFYYETHADRLGLIGSLRRIIYEHDLKLQDTLIEQLFDQPADIALWRGADGRLRDFLLVMDRGGLAKVLEPLAKVALDDSQLSKIADVKVGTDDVALYQLTYNAGRALLFASHGDKLVVLSNPTRFVDPQSGESQAPGSVSPQAIAALLGGEKLFPEAFGLQPRAPQVKQRLSVNASVLAMGYQRFIPNFAGLRFDMDDKGWHSFLAMDELENQPDFDFKPIWQAMPMGASACVALPLAAEQQKPLLVKLGAEEKVAQALTEHMAGAAGLCWYADSRLYTPLLVASLNDKDSAKLDGDLGKLFGSMVGAFEANVDEQVFPVVEKQEGQSHQWQRQVSSNFGPYKAGDAENPDAISGKAFMRVSLARHGSTLVFSLDDKLVDKALGTLDKRFPPMADVVPKDLLMPIYFGPDSMAQLMQQETLDSLPPDMEPVFYNAAKTYLIPKLRTLGGYGKYALTLPEGSEPDGHWQWLPLTWKAL, from the coding sequence ATGAGCGATAGCACCGATTCAACTGCAGCACCGGCCGCCGAAACACCGGGCGCCAAGCCGTCCCGTCGTTGGCCGGCCATTGTGGTCGGGCTGTGTCTGGTGGCGGGCGTGGCCGCTGGCATGGGTTGGCTGATGCATAAAAGCAAGGCCCCGGCGCCACAACTGGCAGCGGAAAAACTCGGTATGAGCCGCCCCGACGGCCTGCTGGAAACCCATTCCCTGAGCCAGTTGCCCAAGGACCTGTTGGCGGTGCCGTTCCTCAAGGAAACCCTCACCGAGGATTTCGTCTTCTATTACGAAACCCATGCCGATCGCCTCGGTTTGATCGGCAGTCTGCGGCGAATCATCTACGAGCATGACCTGAAGTTGCAGGACACGCTGATCGAGCAACTGTTCGATCAGCCGGCCGACATCGCACTGTGGCGCGGAGCGGATGGGCGACTCCGGGATTTCTTGCTGGTGATGGATCGCGGCGGCCTGGCCAAGGTGCTGGAGCCGTTGGCGAAAGTGGCGCTGGATGATTCGCAGTTGAGCAAGATCGCCGATGTGAAAGTCGGCACCGATGACGTGGCGCTTTATCAGCTCACCTATAACGCGGGCAGGGCACTGCTGTTCGCTTCCCACGGCGACAAACTGGTGGTGTTGTCGAATCCGACCCGGTTCGTTGACCCGCAAAGCGGTGAGTCGCAAGCTCCGGGCAGTGTTTCGCCCCAGGCCATCGCCGCGTTGCTGGGCGGCGAAAAACTCTTCCCGGAAGCCTTTGGCCTGCAACCTCGTGCGCCGCAGGTCAAACAGCGGCTGTCGGTCAACGCCAGTGTGCTGGCCATGGGGTACCAGCGGTTTATCCCGAATTTCGCCGGCCTGCGCTTCGACATGGACGACAAGGGCTGGCACAGCTTTCTGGCGATGGATGAGTTGGAAAACCAGCCGGATTTTGATTTCAAACCGATCTGGCAGGCCATGCCCATGGGCGCCAGCGCTTGTGTGGCCCTGCCATTGGCCGCCGAACAACAGAAGCCGTTGCTGGTTAAGCTCGGCGCCGAAGAGAAGGTAGCCCAGGCGCTGACCGAACACATGGCCGGCGCGGCGGGATTGTGTTGGTACGCCGATTCGCGGCTGTACACGCCGCTGCTGGTGGCCAGTCTGAATGACAAGGACAGCGCCAAACTCGACGGTGATCTGGGCAAGCTGTTCGGTTCGATGGTGGGCGCCTTTGAGGCCAACGTCGACGAACAGGTCTTCCCGGTGGTCGAGAAGCAGGAAGGTCAAAGCCATCAGTGGCAGCGCCAGGTGAGCTCCAACTTCGGCCCTTACAAAGCCGGGGATGCCGAGAATCCCGACGCGATCAGCGGCAAGGCGTTCATGCGCGTGAGCCTGGCGCGGCACGGCTCGACACTGGTGTTTTCCCTGGATGACAAACTGGTGGACAAGGCCCTCGGCACCCTCGACAAACGCTTCCCGCCGATGGCCGATGTGGTGCCCAAGGATCTGCTGATGCCGATCTATTTCGGCCCGGACTCGATGGCGCAACTGATGCAGCAGGAAACCCTCGACAGCCTGCCGCCAGACATGGAACCGGTGTTCTACAACGCCGCGAAAACCTACCTGATCCCTAAACTGCGCACCCTCGGTGGCTACGGCAAATACGCCCTGACCTTGCCCGAAGGCAGTGAGCCCGACGGTCACTGGCAATGGTTGCCGCTGACATGGAAAGCGCTGTGA
- a CDS encoding exodeoxyribonuclease VII small subunit, producing MARKKAALDFEQSLADLQTLVERLENGELSLEDSLTAFEQGIGLTRDCQAALAQAEQKVQVLLERDGEMAEEPFDADQPE from the coding sequence ATGGCCCGCAAAAAAGCTGCACTGGATTTCGAACAGTCCCTCGCCGACCTGCAAACGCTGGTGGAGCGTCTGGAGAACGGTGAATTGTCGCTGGAAGACTCGCTGACCGCTTTCGAGCAGGGCATCGGGCTGACCCGCGATTGCCAGGCGGCGCTGGCCCAGGCCGAGCAGAAGGTTCAAGTGTTGCTCGAGCGTGATGGCGAGATGGCCGAGGAACCCTTCGACGCGGATCAACCAGAATGA
- a CDS encoding Fic family protein: MATDWIWQQPDWPNFHWQADHLAPLLRECIQAQGQLMGMAGSVGNSLSAQSELDALLQNIVTSSAIEGEQLNVGSVRSSLARRLGLELVDGDKVSQRSEGLAQLMLDATQHFAEPLTLERLLHWHEWLFPDQHTDFAARSIRVGVLRSDEPMQVVSGRLDRPTIHFEAPPRPGLEQQLKAFLDWFATSRNQPDLDPVLRAGIAHFWFVTLHPFDDGNGRLTRTITDLALAQGEAQAIRFYAMSASILDDRAGYYRVLENSQKATLDITPWLDWFLQTLLRSLRQAMVRIESVLGKARFWQAHRESGLTAEQTKVLNRLLDGGERGFEGGISAAQYQAVAKVSKATATRHLAELLEKGCLKRLPGGGRSTRYQIRHPDSTDT; encoded by the coding sequence ATGGCAACTGACTGGATCTGGCAACAGCCTGACTGGCCGAATTTCCACTGGCAGGCCGATCACCTGGCGCCACTGCTTCGCGAGTGTATTCAGGCCCAGGGTCAATTGATGGGGATGGCCGGTTCAGTCGGGAATTCCCTGAGTGCGCAAAGTGAGCTGGATGCGCTGCTACAGAACATCGTGACCTCCTCTGCGATCGAGGGCGAGCAGCTGAATGTCGGATCGGTTCGCTCTTCATTGGCCCGGCGCCTGGGTCTGGAACTGGTCGATGGCGATAAAGTCAGTCAGCGCAGCGAGGGCCTGGCGCAGTTGATGCTCGACGCCACCCAACATTTCGCCGAGCCTCTGACTCTCGAGCGGCTGCTGCACTGGCACGAGTGGCTGTTTCCTGACCAGCACACTGACTTCGCCGCCCGCTCGATACGGGTGGGCGTCTTGCGCAGCGATGAGCCCATGCAAGTGGTTTCGGGTCGACTCGACCGGCCGACCATTCACTTCGAGGCCCCGCCTCGTCCGGGCCTTGAGCAACAACTGAAGGCCTTTCTCGACTGGTTTGCAACCAGCCGAAATCAGCCTGACCTCGATCCCGTGCTCAGGGCCGGCATCGCCCATTTCTGGTTTGTCACACTGCACCCCTTCGACGACGGCAACGGTCGCCTGACGCGAACCATCACCGACCTTGCCCTGGCTCAGGGCGAGGCCCAGGCGATCCGCTTTTATGCCATGTCGGCAAGCATCCTCGATGACCGTGCGGGCTATTACCGGGTACTGGAAAACAGCCAGAAAGCCACGCTGGATATCACCCCATGGCTGGACTGGTTCTTACAAACCCTGTTGCGCAGCCTGCGGCAGGCCATGGTGAGAATCGAATCGGTACTGGGCAAGGCGCGCTTCTGGCAGGCGCACCGGGAGTCCGGGCTGACGGCTGAGCAAACCAAAGTACTCAATCGCCTGCTCGATGGAGGTGAACGAGGGTTCGAAGGCGGTATCAGCGCGGCGCAGTATCAGGCCGTGGCGAAAGTCTCCAAAGCCACTGCGACGAGGCATCTGGCCGAACTGCTGGAAAAGGGTTGCCTGAAGCGGCTGCCGGGGGGTGGGCGCAGTACTCGATATCAGATCAGACATCCCGATTCGACGGACACCTGA
- the ispA gene encoding (2E,6E)-farnesyl diphosphate synthase, translating into MIAAYSATSQARVNAALETLFNAPLPELARLYEAMRYSVMNGGKRVRPLLAYAACEALGGKAEQANGAACAVELIHAYSLVHDDLPAMDDDDLRRGQPTTHKKFDEACAILAGDGLQSLAFSALLDPRLSSLDADIRLHMVTALAQAAGPAGMVGGQAIDLGSVGLKLDQKALEQMHRHKTGALIEVSVTLGALASGRVEKDELKSLKTYAQAIGLAFQVQDDILDVESDTATLGKRQGADIARDKPTYPALLGLDAAKAYALELRDQALHALRPFDAAAEPLRDLARYIVDRRN; encoded by the coding sequence ATGATTGCAGCGTACTCGGCGACCAGCCAGGCCCGTGTCAATGCGGCCCTGGAAACCCTGTTCAATGCCCCCCTGCCAGAACTGGCACGACTCTACGAAGCGATGCGCTACAGCGTAATGAATGGCGGCAAGCGCGTGCGTCCGCTGCTGGCCTATGCCGCTTGCGAAGCGCTGGGCGGCAAGGCCGAGCAAGCCAACGGCGCGGCTTGCGCGGTGGAACTGATCCACGCCTATTCGCTGGTGCACGACGATTTGCCGGCCATGGACGACGACGATCTGCGTCGCGGCCAGCCCACCACCCACAAGAAATTCGATGAAGCCTGCGCGATCCTCGCCGGTGACGGCTTGCAGAGCCTGGCCTTCAGCGCCCTGCTCGACCCGCGCCTGAGCAGCCTGGATGCCGACATCCGCCTGCACATGGTCACTGCCCTGGCCCAGGCCGCGGGACCGGCGGGCATGGTCGGCGGTCAAGCCATCGATCTGGGCTCGGTCGGGCTCAAGCTCGATCAGAAAGCCCTGGAACAGATGCATCGCCACAAGACCGGTGCGCTGATCGAAGTCAGCGTCACTCTCGGCGCCCTGGCCAGTGGCCGTGTCGAGAAGGACGAACTCAAATCCCTGAAGACGTATGCACAGGCCATCGGCCTGGCGTTCCAGGTGCAGGACGATATTCTCGACGTCGAAAGTGATACCGCCACCCTGGGCAAACGCCAGGGCGCCGACATTGCCCGCGACAAGCCGACCTACCCGGCCCTGCTCGGCCTCGACGCCGCCAAGGCCTACGCTCTGGAGCTGCGCGATCAGGCCCTGCACGCGCTGCGACCGTTTGACGCGGCCGCCGAGCCCCTGCGTGACCTGGCCCGCTACATCGTCGACCGCCGCAACTAA
- a CDS encoding cobalamin-binding protein, giving the protein MRAVWLGCLLLAFSAAAAAAERVVSLAPSLSEIVVELGSTDLLVGVLDAGERPAELKDLPSVGRYGQLDMERLLSLKPDLLLLWPGSVGPAQREQLKRLNIPTFVAEPHNLDQLTAQIEAIAEQLGRPERGSKLANDLRRRLTELRQRYRRDQPLRGFYQIWDRPLYTVGGGQIISDALEVCGVRNVFADLTLPAPQVSVEAVLQRNPEVILAGDQAQLDAWRAWPQVDAVVRKQLLLVTDKGLERPSGQMVEATARLCQLIAPDR; this is encoded by the coding sequence ATGCGTGCTGTCTGGCTGGGCTGTCTGCTGCTGGCGTTCAGCGCTGCCGCAGCGGCAGCCGAGCGAGTAGTCAGCCTTGCGCCGTCGCTCTCGGAAATCGTGGTCGAACTGGGCTCGACCGACCTGCTGGTGGGTGTGCTGGACGCCGGCGAGCGTCCGGCCGAACTCAAGGACCTGCCTTCCGTTGGCCGCTACGGCCAGTTGGATATGGAGCGGCTGCTTAGCCTGAAACCCGATTTGCTATTGCTCTGGCCCGGCAGTGTCGGCCCGGCCCAGCGCGAGCAACTCAAACGCCTGAACATCCCCACCTTCGTCGCCGAACCGCACAACCTTGACCAACTCACCGCACAGATCGAAGCCATCGCCGAACAGCTTGGGCGACCCGAGCGCGGGAGCAAGCTGGCCAACGATTTGCGTCGGCGGCTGACGGAGCTGCGTCAGCGCTATCGGCGGGATCAGCCGTTGCGCGGGTTCTATCAAATCTGGGATAGGCCGCTCTACACCGTCGGCGGTGGGCAGATCATCAGCGACGCCCTTGAGGTTTGCGGGGTTCGCAACGTATTTGCCGACCTGACGTTGCCGGCGCCGCAAGTCAGCGTGGAAGCGGTGTTGCAGCGTAATCCCGAGGTGATACTGGCGGGTGATCAGGCGCAGCTCGATGCGTGGCGAGCCTGGCCGCAAGTCGATGCGGTGGTTCGCAAGCAGCTGCTGTTGGTGACTGACAAAGGCCTTGAGCGGCCGAGCGGGCAGATGGTCGAGGCGACGGCCAGGTTATGTCAACTGATCGCGCCCGATCGTTGA
- the dxs gene encoding 1-deoxy-D-xylulose-5-phosphate synthase, protein MPTTFHEIPRKRPTTPLLDRANTPDGLRRLGEAELETLADELRLELLYTVGQTGGHFGAGLGVIELTIALHYVFDTPDDRLVWDVGHQAYPHKILTDRRERMGTLRQKDGIAAFPRRSESEYDTFGVGHSSTSISAALGMAIAARLQNSDRKAIAVIGDGALTAGMAFEALNHAPEVDANMLVILNDNDMSISRNVGGLSNYLAKILSSRTYASMREGSKKVLSRLPGAWEIARRTEEYAKGMLVPGTLFEELGWNYIGPIDGHDLPTLIATLRNMRDLKGPQFLHVVTKKGKGFAPAEVDPIGYHAITKLEPLNAPAAPKKASGPKYSGVFGEWLCDMAAVDPRLVGITPAMKEGSDLVAFSERYPQRYFDVAIAEQHAVTLAAGMACEGAKPVVAIYSTFLQRGYDQLIHDVAVQNLDVLFAIDRAGLVGEDGPTHAGSFDLSFLRCIPGMLVMTPSDENELRKMLTTGHLFEGPAAVRYPRGSGPNATIEKDLEPIEIGKGVIRRQGSKVALLVFGVQLAEALKVAETLDATVVDMRFVKPLDEALVREIAASHELLVTVEENAIMGGAGSAVSEFLARENILKSVLHLGLPDSYVEHAKPAQMLAECGLDEAGIEASIRERLQLLNI, encoded by the coding sequence ATGCCCACGACGTTTCATGAGATTCCCCGCAAGCGCCCGACCACGCCCCTGCTGGACCGCGCGAACACGCCGGACGGCCTGCGCCGGTTAGGCGAAGCCGAGCTGGAAACCCTGGCCGATGAGTTGCGCCTGGAATTGCTCTACACGGTCGGTCAGACCGGTGGGCATTTCGGTGCCGGCCTGGGCGTGATCGAGCTGACCATCGCGTTGCACTACGTGTTCGACACCCCGGACGACCGGCTGGTGTGGGACGTAGGGCATCAGGCCTACCCGCACAAGATCCTCACCGATCGTCGCGAGCGCATGGGCACCCTGCGCCAGAAAGACGGTATCGCCGCTTTCCCGCGCCGCTCCGAGAGCGAGTACGACACCTTTGGCGTCGGCCACTCCAGCACTTCGATCAGCGCCGCGTTGGGCATGGCCATTGCCGCCCGCCTGCAGAACAGCGATCGCAAGGCCATCGCCGTGATCGGTGACGGCGCCCTGACCGCCGGCATGGCGTTCGAAGCGCTGAACCATGCGCCGGAAGTAGACGCCAACATGCTGGTGATCCTCAACGACAACGACATGTCGATCTCGCGCAACGTCGGCGGTCTGTCGAACTATCTGGCGAAAATCCTTTCCAGCCGCACCTACGCGAGCATGCGCGAAGGCAGCAAGAAGGTGCTGTCGCGCCTGCCCGGCGCCTGGGAAATCGCCCGTCGCACCGAAGAATACGCAAAAGGCATGCTGGTCCCCGGCACGCTGTTCGAAGAGCTGGGCTGGAACTATATCGGCCCGATCGACGGCCACGACCTGCCGACCCTGATCGCCACGCTGCGCAACATGCGCGATCTCAAGGGCCCGCAGTTCCTGCACGTGGTCACCAAGAAAGGCAAAGGCTTCGCCCCGGCGGAAGTCGACCCGATCGGCTACCACGCCATCACCAAGCTCGAACCGCTGAACGCCCCGGCCGCGCCGAAAAAGGCCAGCGGCCCGAAATATTCCGGTGTGTTCGGCGAATGGCTGTGCGACATGGCGGCGGTCGATCCGCGCCTCGTCGGTATCACCCCGGCCATGAAGGAAGGCTCTGATCTGGTGGCCTTCAGCGAACGCTACCCGCAGCGCTACTTCGACGTGGCGATTGCCGAACAACACGCTGTGACCCTCGCTGCCGGCATGGCCTGCGAAGGCGCGAAGCCGGTGGTGGCGATCTACTCGACCTTCCTGCAGCGCGGTTATGACCAGCTGATTCACGATGTGGCGGTGCAGAACCTCGACGTACTGTTCGCCATCGACCGCGCCGGTCTGGTGGGCGAAGACGGCCCGACCCACGCGGGCAGCTTCGACCTGTCGTTCCTGCGTTGCATCCCCGGCATGCTGGTGATGACCCCGAGCGACGAAAACGAGCTGCGCAAGATGCTCACCACCGGTCACTTGTTCGAAGGCCCGGCGGCGGTGCGTTACCCACGTGGCAGCGGCCCGAATGCGACCATCGAAAAAGATCTCGAACCGATCGAAATCGGCAAGGGCGTGATTCGCCGCCAGGGCAGCAAGGTCGCCCTGCTGGTGTTCGGCGTGCAACTGGCCGAGGCGCTGAAAGTCGCCGAGACCCTGGATGCGACCGTGGTCGACATGCGTTTCGTCAAACCCCTGGACGAAGCCCTGGTGCGTGAAATCGCCGCCAGCCACGAGCTGCTGGTAACCGTCGAAGAGAACGCGATCATGGGCGGTGCCGGCAGCGCGGTCAGTGAGTTCCTCGCCCGGGAAAACATCCTCAAGTCGGTGCTGCACCTGGGCTTGCCGGACAGCTACGTCGAGCACGCCAAGCCTGCGCAGATGCTGGCCGAGTGCGGGCTGGATGAAGCCGGGATCGAGGCTTCGATCCGTGAGCGCCTGCAACTGTTGAACATCTAA